A genomic window from Flavobacterium sp. I3-2 includes:
- a CDS encoding SusD/RagB family nutrient-binding outer membrane lipoprotein: MKKIKNSILAIVIASLTLSSCTDNFEEINTDPNRLDAISPSTLLNPILYGVTNHNSYSAYFYRNAFLMQTIVPFPSDVEERYDRYHVTENIGTTMWNNHYRWLKNIEEMLVASEQAADPNYKAVALTLKAWCYANLVDCFGDIPFSEASKGELGITNPKFDDQREIYKTIFEYLEEANAIYDSNKKSNYTADLLYANDFTKWRKLTNSIHLRLLLQVSDAQPAISFQKINTMLTDAATYPIFESNADNAILINTGITPNITPWPRIQDFRGGARKLSTFFIDNLVAMDDPRLPLWATKAKKDNVEIGYKGIPSGFFGNESLIDYAPSEPNDAQAKTPMKNFIMTYAEIEFIKAELIQKGLIAGDAQSAYEKGIIAAIETWGVKVPTTYFENPKNKFNNTLEQIILHKYFALHFTDNQQWNNFRRTGYPSMPLVENIHNNGIMPSRYPYPPNIKQQNRNEYIKAVENMGGDDMNIKIWWDIN, encoded by the coding sequence ATGAAAAAAATCAAAAATTCAATATTAGCCATCGTAATTGCTTCGTTAACTTTAAGCAGTTGTACAGATAATTTTGAAGAAATAAATACAGACCCAAATCGTTTAGATGCAATTAGCCCGAGTACTTTATTAAATCCAATTTTATACGGAGTTACGAATCATAATTCTTATTCGGCATATTTTTACAGAAATGCATTTTTAATGCAAACTATTGTTCCTTTTCCTTCTGATGTTGAAGAAAGATATGACCGTTATCACGTAACTGAAAATATCGGAACAACGATGTGGAACAATCATTACCGTTGGTTAAAAAATATTGAAGAAATGTTAGTTGCCTCAGAACAAGCTGCCGACCCAAACTACAAAGCTGTTGCTTTAACTTTAAAAGCTTGGTGCTATGCAAACTTGGTTGACTGTTTTGGAGACATTCCATTTTCTGAAGCTTCAAAAGGTGAATTAGGAATTACCAATCCGAAATTCGACGACCAACGAGAAATTTATAAAACTATTTTTGAATATCTTGAAGAAGCAAATGCCATTTACGATTCGAATAAAAAAAGTAATTACACTGCCGATTTATTATACGCAAACGATTTTACTAAATGGAGAAAACTGACCAATTCAATTCATTTAAGATTGTTATTACAAGTTTCGGATGCACAACCTGCAATTTCATTTCAGAAAATCAATACCATGTTAACTGATGCAGCAACCTATCCAATATTTGAAAGCAATGCTGACAATGCCATTTTAATAAACACCGGAATTACTCCAAACATAACACCATGGCCTCGTATACAAGATTTTAGAGGTGGAGCAAGAAAACTATCAACTTTCTTTATTGACAATTTAGTTGCAATGGACGACCCACGTTTACCACTTTGGGCTACCAAAGCAAAAAAAGACAATGTTGAAATTGGTTATAAAGGAATTCCGAGTGGCTTTTTTGGAAACGAATCTTTAATCGATTATGCACCATCTGAGCCAAATGATGCGCAAGCAAAAACACCAATGAAAAACTTTATTATGACCTATGCAGAAATAGAGTTCATTAAAGCCGAATTAATTCAGAAAGGTTTAATCGCTGGTGATGCACAATCTGCTTACGAAAAAGGAATTATTGCTGCTATTGAAACTTGGGGAGTAAAAGTACCAACAACGTATTTCGAAAATCCTAAGAATAAATTCAATAATACATTAGAGCAAATAATTCTTCACAAATATTTTGCACTGCATTTTACTGACAATCAACAATGGAATAATTTCAGACGAACTGGTTATCCATCAATGCCATTGGTCGAAAACATACATAACAACGGAATCATGCCTTCGCGTTATCCGTATCCACCAAACATCAAACAACAAAACCGAAATGAATACATCAAAGCGGTTGAAAATATGGGCGGTGACGATATGAACATCAAAATTTGGTGGGACATTAATTAA
- a CDS encoding SusC/RagA family TonB-linked outer membrane protein, whose amino-acid sequence MKKNYCDLKTLIRIFSLASLVFCNSTITYANETKYHFASNVNSEKILITGVILNENGKPLEGASVHIKGTNIGSETNALGVFSLESLENDVTLVVNYLGYVEYEMFYTGQKNIVITMLPDLNDQMEEMVITALGIKREEKQLGYAQQKLGADDFTDARSNNWVDNMKGKVAGMTFTSASSGPMSSTQVVLRGNRSIDANANGALIVVDGIPINSGMVSSGESNGYLSSDSPVDFGNGMSDINPEDIESVTVLKGAGATALYGSRAANGAIMITTKSGKKAKGLGITYSSNVSVDVIQRWPDWQTQYGSGTGKAFNADGDLYYSFGASEDGPGTQSNLGFGPKFDGQYYFQYDPVTQGQGAERTLWQNYDNARKGFWKTGNTVTNSLSFEGGDDKGSMRASLTHTKNEWIMPNTGFDRTVISTKGNYQISKNIKLNSTINFSNRGSDNLPLTGYNNHSIAYFMILTNPNTNLDWYKYQLWKDNSKTEQISPFSSYLENPYVLAYEVLNSMNNNTLTGNLSLDIDFTKNLKLMVRSGINTSQETREQKRPYDLNKFAQGYYSKSMIHSEEINTDFLLTYKGNESEIFNYSLSVGGNNMVNKFQQMTSKANGLVVPGIYKFANALNTVITNTDDAYQKVNSMYALGSFSYKNQIFLDLTARNDWSSTLPAKNNSYFYPSANLSVIMSDIINMPLFIDFAKIRGSWAQVGNDSNPYLVSKYYNNSDFAASAVVDTNLFNSDLKPELTTSFEVGADMRFLHDRIGFDFSYYNTVSENQIIRVPVDYATGYTSKYINAGKVLNRGIEVTLHATPLKSPDFEWKTTFTYSKNHNEILELAAGVEGGDEQTLSSSGTVSIIGKVGGSTGDMYGYGFVRNDEGKIIYNETTGLPVRPDEVQKIGNAYADWKGGWTNNFKYKNFTLGVTIDGSFGGTLYSQSYHKMMEHGKLNGSLPGREEGFIIGDGVIQNADGSFSPNTTKVDVPGYYSEYYRRANVEANSFDATYVKLREISFTYTFPKSFLEKTKLKGLSLSIYGRNLYTWSDFPIYDPETAALNGANMVPGVEMGQMPSPATYGFNLKVSL is encoded by the coding sequence ATGAAAAAAAATTACTGCGATTTAAAAACGCTGATCCGAATTTTTTCTTTAGCGTCGCTCGTATTTTGTAATTCAACAATTACCTATGCAAATGAAACAAAATATCATTTTGCTTCGAATGTTAATTCAGAAAAGATTCTAATCACAGGTGTTATTTTAAATGAAAACGGAAAACCATTAGAAGGAGCTTCTGTTCATATAAAAGGAACAAACATTGGTTCAGAAACAAATGCGCTGGGAGTTTTCTCTCTAGAAAGTTTAGAAAACGATGTTACGCTTGTAGTTAATTATTTGGGATATGTAGAATATGAAATGTTTTACACAGGTCAAAAAAACATTGTTATAACCATGCTTCCTGATTTAAATGATCAAATGGAAGAAATGGTAATTACAGCTTTAGGTATAAAACGAGAAGAAAAACAATTAGGTTATGCACAACAAAAATTAGGTGCTGATGATTTTACCGATGCAAGATCAAACAATTGGGTTGATAATATGAAAGGTAAAGTTGCTGGTATGACTTTTACTTCTGCTAGTTCAGGACCTATGAGTTCAACCCAAGTTGTTTTACGTGGAAATCGTTCGATTGACGCAAACGCAAACGGCGCTTTAATTGTAGTTGATGGTATTCCAATTAATTCTGGAATGGTTTCTTCGGGAGAATCAAACGGTTATCTATCTTCAGATTCACCAGTCGATTTCGGAAATGGAATGTCAGACATCAATCCAGAAGATATCGAATCGGTAACTGTACTTAAAGGTGCTGGAGCAACTGCATTATATGGTTCTCGTGCAGCAAACGGAGCAATTATGATTACTACTAAATCTGGTAAAAAAGCAAAAGGATTAGGAATTACATATAGCTCAAACGTTTCAGTTGATGTTATTCAACGCTGGCCAGATTGGCAAACTCAATATGGTTCAGGAACAGGAAAAGCATTCAATGCTGATGGTGATTTATACTATTCATTTGGTGCAAGTGAAGATGGACCTGGAACACAAAGTAATTTAGGATTTGGACCTAAATTTGATGGTCAATATTATTTCCAATACGACCCAGTTACACAAGGTCAAGGCGCTGAAAGAACACTTTGGCAAAACTATGACAACGCTCGTAAAGGTTTCTGGAAAACCGGAAATACGGTAACAAACAGCCTTTCTTTTGAAGGTGGTGATGATAAAGGTTCAATGCGTGCATCGTTAACACATACAAAAAACGAGTGGATTATGCCTAATACTGGATTTGACAGAACTGTAATTTCTACTAAAGGAAATTATCAAATCTCTAAAAACATTAAGCTTAATTCAACTATCAACTTTTCAAATCGCGGAAGTGACAACTTACCTTTAACCGGTTACAACAACCATTCGATTGCTTATTTTATGATTCTTACGAATCCAAATACGAATTTAGATTGGTATAAATATCAGTTATGGAAAGACAATAGTAAAACAGAACAAATTAGTCCATTTAGTTCGTATTTAGAGAATCCGTATGTGTTAGCTTACGAGGTACTAAACAGCATGAACAACAATACATTAACGGGTAATTTAAGTTTAGATATTGATTTTACTAAAAACTTAAAATTAATGGTTCGTTCGGGAATCAATACATCACAAGAAACTCGTGAACAAAAACGTCCGTACGATTTAAATAAATTCGCTCAAGGATACTATTCAAAAAGTATGATTCATAGCGAAGAAATTAACACTGATTTCTTACTTACATATAAAGGAAACGAATCTGAAATTTTCAATTATAGCTTATCAGTTGGAGGAAACAACATGGTTAATAAATTCCAACAGATGACTTCAAAAGCTAATGGTTTAGTTGTTCCTGGAATTTACAAATTTGCTAATGCCTTAAACACTGTAATTACAAATACTGACGATGCTTATCAAAAGGTAAACAGTATGTATGCATTAGGTTCATTTTCATATAAAAACCAAATTTTCTTAGATTTAACAGCTCGAAACGATTGGTCTTCTACTCTACCTGCAAAAAACAATTCGTATTTCTATCCATCGGCCAACTTAAGTGTGATAATGAGTGACATCATAAACATGCCATTATTTATTGACTTTGCAAAAATTCGTGGTTCTTGGGCACAAGTAGGTAATGATTCAAATCCGTATTTAGTAAGTAAATATTATAATAATAGTGATTTCGCCGCATCGGCAGTTGTAGATACAAACTTATTTAATTCAGATTTAAAACCAGAATTAACAACATCTTTTGAAGTTGGTGCAGATATGCGTTTTTTACATGACCGCATTGGTTTTGATTTTTCTTACTATAATACCGTTTCAGAAAATCAAATCATTCGTGTACCTGTAGATTATGCAACCGGATATACAAGTAAATATATTAATGCTGGTAAAGTTTTAAACCGTGGAATTGAAGTTACTTTACATGCTACTCCATTAAAATCTCCAGACTTTGAATGGAAAACAACATTCACTTATTCTAAAAATCACAACGAAATTTTAGAATTAGCTGCAGGTGTTGAAGGTGGAGACGAACAAACATTATCATCTTCTGGTACGGTAAGTATCATTGGAAAAGTTGGTGGTTCTACAGGTGATATGTATGGTTATGGTTTTGTTAGAAATGACGAAGGAAAAATCATTTATAACGAAACTACAGGCTTACCAGTAAGACCTGACGAAGTTCAAAAAATCGGAAATGCTTACGCTGACTGGAAAGGTGGTTGGACAAACAACTTCAAATATAAAAACTTTACATTAGGAGTTACTATTGACGGTTCTTTCGGAGGAACTTTATATTCGCAATCGTATCATAAAATGATGGAACACGGAAAACTTAATGGTTCGTTGCCTGGACGTGAAGAAGGATTTATCATTGGAGATGGAGTAATCCAAAATGCAGATGGTAGCTTCAGTCCAAATACAACAAAAGTGGATGTTCCAGGATATTATTCTGAATATTATCGTCGTGCAAACGTTGAAGCAAATAGTTTTGATGCAACTTATGTAAAATTAAGAGAAATTAGTTTTACATATACTTTCCCTAAATCATTCTTAGAAAAAACAAAACTAAAAGGCTTGTCATTAAGTATTTACGGAAGAAATCTTTACACATGGTCTGACTTCCCAATCTATGACCCAGAAACAGCAGCATTAAATGGTGCAAACATGGTTCCTGGAGTTGAAATGGGACAAATGCCATCGCCTGCAACTTATGGTTTCAATTTAAAAGTTAGTTTATAA
- a CDS encoding M3 family metallopeptidase, with protein sequence MENILLQKFDTAPFSQIKNEDFEPAFEQAIKDAKQEVQDIINNSEEATFENTLEAMAFSGMQLDRISNIFFNLNSAETNEELQKIAQVVAPKLSEFGNDITLNPDLFKRVKSVYDKKETFNLTAEQLMLLEKSYKGFVRNGALLSESEKEQLRTIDAELALLSLKFGENVLAETNAYQLHITNENDLDGLPEDTKIMAKQLAESENKEGWIFTLDFPSYLPFVTYAKNRELRKEISIAAGKKAFQDNEFNNEANVLRIVNLRQQRANLLGYKTHADFVLEERMAQNPTKVLDFLNDLLVKAKPAATNEFEELTAFAKNLDNIEQLEKWDGAYYSEKLKQEKFNLDDEILKPYFKLENVLNGAFEVANKLFGIRFEKVSNIDVYHEDVETYEVKDENNNLVALFYADFFPRKGKRNGAWMTSFKPQFIKDRINERPHVSIVCNFTKPTPTKPSLLTFNEVTTLFHEFGHALHGMLANTVYPSLSGTSVYWDFVELPSQVMENWCYEKEALELFAKHYETGETIPMELIEKIKESASFLEGMATVRQLSFGLLDMGWHAQNPKNITSLKAFENEQFESTKLYPDVKENAMSTAFSHIFAGGYSSGYYSYKWAEVLDADAFDYFKQNGIFNREIATKFKDNVLSQGGTQPPMELYKKFRGQEPKPEALLKRAGLI encoded by the coding sequence ATGGAAAATATTTTATTACAAAAATTCGATACGGCACCTTTTTCTCAAATCAAAAATGAAGATTTTGAGCCCGCTTTTGAACAAGCGATTAAAGATGCAAAACAAGAAGTTCAAGATATCATCAACAATTCAGAAGAAGCAACTTTTGAAAATACATTAGAAGCAATGGCATTTTCTGGAATGCAACTAGATAGAATTTCGAACATTTTCTTCAACTTAAATTCGGCAGAAACTAACGAAGAATTACAAAAAATTGCGCAAGTAGTTGCTCCGAAATTATCTGAATTTGGAAATGATATCACGTTAAATCCAGATTTATTTAAACGTGTAAAATCCGTTTATGATAAAAAAGAAACATTTAATTTAACAGCAGAACAATTGATGTTGTTAGAAAAATCGTACAAAGGTTTTGTAAGAAACGGTGCGCTTTTATCAGAATCTGAAAAAGAGCAGCTTCGAACTATTGATGCCGAATTAGCGTTGTTATCATTAAAATTCGGTGAAAATGTTTTAGCAGAAACAAACGCATACCAATTACATATCACCAACGAAAATGATTTAGATGGTTTGCCGGAAGACACTAAAATCATGGCAAAACAATTGGCAGAATCTGAAAATAAAGAAGGTTGGATTTTCACTTTAGATTTCCCGAGTTATTTACCATTTGTAACTTATGCTAAAAATCGTGAATTACGTAAAGAAATTTCGATTGCAGCAGGAAAAAAAGCGTTTCAAGATAATGAGTTCAATAACGAAGCAAACGTTTTACGCATCGTAAATTTACGTCAGCAACGTGCAAATTTATTAGGATATAAAACACATGCCGATTTTGTTTTGGAAGAACGCATGGCTCAAAATCCTACAAAAGTTTTAGATTTCTTAAACGATTTATTAGTCAAAGCAAAACCTGCTGCAACTAATGAATTTGAAGAATTAACTGCTTTTGCTAAAAACTTAGATAACATTGAGCAATTAGAAAAATGGGATGGCGCTTATTATTCTGAAAAATTGAAACAAGAAAAATTCAATTTAGATGATGAAATACTAAAACCTTATTTCAAATTAGAAAATGTTTTAAACGGAGCTTTTGAAGTTGCAAATAAATTATTCGGAATACGTTTTGAAAAAGTTTCTAACATTGATGTATATCACGAAGATGTAGAAACTTACGAAGTAAAAGACGAGAACAACAATTTAGTTGCTTTGTTCTATGCCGATTTCTTCCCACGTAAAGGAAAAAGAAACGGCGCTTGGATGACTTCGTTTAAACCGCAATTTATCAAAGACAGAATCAACGAACGTCCGCATGTTTCTATTGTTTGTAATTTCACGAAACCAACACCAACCAAACCATCGTTATTAACTTTTAACGAAGTTACTACGTTGTTCCATGAATTTGGTCATGCGTTACACGGCATGTTGGCAAACACCGTTTATCCAAGCTTATCCGGAACTTCTGTATATTGGGATTTTGTAGAATTACCATCGCAAGTAATGGAAAATTGGTGTTATGAAAAAGAAGCTTTAGAATTGTTTGCAAAACATTACGAAACAGGTGAAACCATTCCGATGGAATTGATTGAAAAAATCAAAGAAAGTGCGAGTTTCTTAGAAGGAATGGCAACCGTTCGTCAATTGAGTTTTGGATTGTTAGATATGGGCTGGCATGCTCAAAACCCTAAAAACATCACGAGCTTAAAAGCATTTGAAAACGAACAATTCGAAAGTACCAAGTTATATCCAGATGTTAAAGAAAATGCAATGAGCACAGCTTTCTCACACATTTTTGCGGGCGGATATTCATCGGGATATTACAGCTACAAATGGGCCGAAGTTTTAGATGCCGATGCGTTTGATTATTTTAAACAAAATGGCATTTTCAACAGAGAAATTGCAACTAAGTTTAAAGACAACGTACTTTCTCAAGGTGGCACACAACCTCCAATGGAATTATACAAAAAATTCAGAGGACAAGAACCAAAACCTGAAGCACTTTTAAAACGTGCGGGATTGATATAA
- a CDS encoding calcineurin-like phosphoesterase C-terminal domain-containing protein: MNIKRIVLATFLLSFSVLNAQEKAKGFVFNDNNKNGKKDSKEIGIPNVLVSNGVDVAATDAKGKYEIMLTDGQTLFVIKPNAYQFLLDEYNLPKFYYNYRPSGSPKSKYKAIEPTGKLPKEINFALIPQTESDQFTAYAFGDPQAYTLEEIQFFKDGIVNEIDSNKAVFGISLGDLVGDDLDLHLPYKNVIKEIGLPWYNVIGNHDMNYDAKIDEHSDESFEQNFGPANYSYNYGKVHFIILDNILYPDPRDGKSYWGGLREDQLKFIENDLKHVPKDHLIVLSHHIPLEDNNGEWFRVEDRDRLFDLLKDFPNTLSLSAHTHIQQQIFYGKDKGFNRSTPHHEYNVGTTSGDWYSGEKNAQGVPASTMRDGTPKGYAFIHFDGNTYKVDYKVAGKPEAYQINVFAPKAVKKAKKSRHEVFANVFMGTPTDEVLFSVNNGEWKKMKYTNDDDPAYESTFYKWDVSEKAMEGRRPSKSMKSTHLWSAKIPTDLPVGEYKVKIKATDMYGKVHFGETIYKITE; encoded by the coding sequence ATGAATATTAAAAGAATTGTTTTAGCGACATTCCTTTTGTCTTTTTCAGTTTTGAATGCCCAAGAAAAAGCTAAAGGTTTTGTTTTTAATGACAACAATAAAAATGGTAAAAAAGATTCAAAAGAAATCGGTATTCCAAATGTATTAGTAAGTAATGGTGTGGATGTTGCGGCGACGGATGCTAAAGGTAAATATGAAATAATGCTTACCGATGGACAAACTTTATTTGTTATTAAGCCAAATGCATATCAGTTTTTGCTAGACGAATATAATTTGCCTAAATTCTATTATAATTATCGTCCTTCTGGTTCACCAAAATCAAAATACAAAGCTATTGAACCAACAGGAAAGTTGCCTAAAGAAATCAATTTTGCTTTAATTCCTCAAACAGAATCAGACCAATTCACAGCTTATGCATTTGGTGATCCACAAGCTTATACTTTAGAAGAAATTCAATTTTTTAAAGATGGAATTGTAAACGAAATCGATAGTAATAAAGCTGTTTTTGGAATCAGTTTAGGTGATTTGGTTGGTGATGATTTAGATTTGCATTTACCATATAAAAATGTAATAAAAGAAATTGGTTTGCCATGGTATAATGTAATCGGAAATCATGATATGAATTATGATGCTAAAATCGACGAACATTCTGATGAATCATTTGAACAGAATTTTGGACCTGCTAATTATTCATACAATTACGGAAAAGTGCATTTTATTATTTTAGATAATATTTTGTATCCAGATCCGCGTGACGGAAAAAGTTATTGGGGTGGTTTAAGAGAAGACCAGTTGAAATTTATTGAAAATGATTTGAAACATGTCCCAAAAGATCATTTGATTGTACTGTCACATCATATTCCGTTAGAAGATAATAATGGAGAATGGTTTCGTGTAGAAGACAGAGATAGATTATTTGATTTATTAAAAGATTTTCCAAATACCTTGTCACTTTCTGCTCATACGCATATTCAACAACAAATTTTTTACGGAAAAGATAAAGGATTTAATCGTTCAACTCCGCATCATGAATACAATGTAGGAACAACTTCTGGAGATTGGTATTCAGGTGAGAAAAATGCGCAAGGAGTTCCGGCTTCGACGATGCGTGACGGAACGCCAAAAGGTTATGCTTTTATTCATTTTGATGGAAATACTTATAAAGTAGATTATAAAGTTGCTGGTAAACCAGAAGCTTATCAGATTAATGTTTTTGCGCCAAAGGCTGTTAAAAAAGCTAAGAAAAGTCGTCATGAAGTTTTTGCAAATGTGTTTATGGGAACGCCAACCGATGAGGTTTTATTCAGTGTAAATAACGGAGAATGGAAAAAAATGAAATACACAAATGATGATGACCCTGCGTACGAAAGTACTTTCTATAAATGGGATGTTTCAGAAAAAGCCATGGAAGGTCGTCGTCCGTCGAAATCGATGAAGTCAACACATTTATGGTCTGCTAAAATCCCTACAGATTTGCCTGTGGGTGAATATAAAGTAAAAATCAAAGCGACAGATATGTACGGAAAAGTACATTTCGGAGAAACAAT